In Amycolatopsis sp. EV170708-02-1, the following are encoded in one genomic region:
- a CDS encoding deoxyribonuclease IV, producing the protein MKIGAHVRDDDPLSAVAEREAEVLQFFLSDPQGWKAPKPHPHGEAIKESPVEVFIHSPYLINVASLNNRIRIPSRKNVTQHANGAAEIGAKGLVVHGGHVGSGEDVEEGLVNWRKLFEREQEKGGFAVPILIENTAGGDNAMTRDLDTIARLWDKVGEFGAGFCFDTCHAYAAGWDLTEAVKKVKAITGRIDLVHLNNSRDEFGSTRDRHANVVGGDGTIDPEVLAAVAAEAGAPVVVETPAEGQAADIAYVRERVASA; encoded by the coding sequence ATGAAAATCGGTGCCCATGTCCGCGACGACGATCCCCTTTCCGCGGTCGCCGAACGCGAGGCCGAGGTCCTCCAGTTCTTCCTTTCCGACCCGCAGGGCTGGAAGGCTCCCAAACCCCACCCGCACGGTGAGGCGATCAAGGAATCGCCGGTCGAGGTGTTCATCCACTCGCCGTACCTGATCAATGTGGCGTCGCTGAACAACCGCATCCGCATCCCGTCGCGGAAGAACGTCACACAGCACGCGAACGGCGCCGCCGAAATCGGCGCGAAAGGGCTCGTCGTGCACGGCGGCCACGTCGGTTCCGGGGAAGACGTCGAAGAAGGTCTCGTCAACTGGCGCAAGCTTTTCGAGCGGGAACAGGAAAAGGGCGGCTTCGCCGTGCCGATCCTGATCGAGAACACCGCCGGCGGCGACAACGCGATGACCCGCGACCTCGACACGATCGCCCGGCTCTGGGACAAGGTCGGCGAATTCGGCGCGGGTTTCTGTTTCGACACCTGCCACGCGTACGCGGCGGGCTGGGACCTGACCGAGGCGGTCAAGAAGGTCAAGGCCATCACCGGCCGGATCGACCTGGTGCACCTCAACAACTCACGTGACGAGTTCGGTTCCACCCGGGACCGGCACGCCAACGTGGTCGGCGGCGACGGCACGATCGACCCCGAGGTGCTGGCCGCGGTCGCGGCCGAAGCGGGCGCGCCCGTGGTCGTCGAGACCCCGGCCGAAGGGCAGGCCGCGGACATCGCCTACGTCCGGGAGCGCGTCGCGTCCGCCTAG